Within Alteromonas gilva, the genomic segment TGCCGATATCAAAACTTACGCGGGTGCGCAGCGATGGCTTTTCAAACAACGCCACAATTGACTTACCAGCCAATGCCTGTGCGTAGGCCGCCGGCGTTTGTTTAATTTGTACGGCCAGTGATAGCAGCGCCTGCATTTGTTCTGGTGTCCAGGTGGCAAAGGTTAAGAGATCCTGCTTCATTTTATGCTCCAGAAGTCTGGGTTGCCGGAATCACGCGGGTTCCGGACTGATTATTCAATATTGCTGTCAGCGGCGCCGACCAGTTAGCGATGGTTACCGGTTGATTAAGTTGTTGTGCTGCCTGCATAGCGGCGCTGACTTTCACCAACATACCGTCTTTAATTACGCCAAGGCTGACTTCTTCTTGCAACCGGGCCTGATCTAATTCACTGATTAACGCTTTGTGCTGATCAAGTACCCCATCGACGTTGGATAACAACAGCAGCTTACCGCCGAGCAGTTCAGCGATAACCGTGGCAGCCTGATCGGCATTGACATTCAGTAACCGGCCTTCATCGGTACAGCCGATAGAACTGATAACGGGTAAAAATCCACCTTCGAATAAGCGCGCCAGCAATGCAGGTTTGCCGGTAGCAGGAATACCTACAGCGCCATACTTTTCATCCAGTAACTGGCACTGGGTGATACCGCCATCCATCAGGGATAATCCTACCGGGTTGAGCCCGGCCGCGATGGCCATTGCGCACAAACTCTTATTGGCGCTGCCCGCTAAGGCACCACACACGTATGGCATTTGTTCATCGGGAGTCACACGCAAGCCATCGATTTTGGTGCTGGTGAGCTGCATTGCGCTGAGCATCGTTTCCACCAGCGGACCGCCGCCGTGTACTAAGACTACCGGCGTGCTTGCCTGCAAAGTTTTGATCTCAGCCAATAACTGGTTAGCAATATGCGGGCTGTCTAACAATGCGCCACCCACTTTAATAACCACCGGCGGTGTGATTTCAGCCATTAACTAATCCCTCTGTTGCGGCAAAACCCAAGGTTAAATTAGCGCACTGCATAGCCTGTGACGCTGCGCCTTTCATGACGTTATCGATGGCACTGGTTATGACTGCATAGCCAGACTGCTCATCGACTTTCCAGTGCAAATCGCAAAAGGGCGTATAAGCAACGTCATCGATTTTAGGGAAGCTGTCGCGTAAACGTACAATAGGCTGCTCACCATACACCGTGCGATAGAGATTATCCAGTTCGTCCTGACCGTTACCCGCATTGAGCTTAACCGTTATTGTGGCAAGAATCCCGCGCTTAAAATTGCCCAGATGGGGGGTAAATATCACCGGCGTGCCAAGATGTGATTCGATCTCGGGGGTATGGCGGTGGCCGAGAACCCCGTAGGCCTGCAAACTTACTTCATAAAAACTGGTGGTCAGACTGGCTTTGCGACCCGCGCCACTCACTCCTGACACCGCGTTAATGACCGGCCGCACGGATGGATCCAACATGCCGGCGTCAAACAATGGCTTGAGAGCAAGCAAAGAGGCCGTGGGGTAGCAGCCCGGTACCGCCACAATATTGGTTTGCCTGATGGCTTCACTGTTGTATTCCGCTAACCCGTATACGGCTTTGTTGAGGCATTCGGTGGCAGTATGGGCAAAGCCATAAAATTGCTCAAAAACCGCGGTATCTTTGAGTCTGAACGCACCAGACAAATCAAATACTTTAGCTGCGCCTGACGACAGTTCAGCCATCCAGTCGTGGCTTGCTTCATGCGGTGTGGCAAGAAAGATAACGTCCATACTGTTGGCTAATTCGGCCAACCGGTGCGTCGCCAGTGGCTCTAATTTGAGGTGACCTAAATGAGCCAGATTGCCATGTACATCGGCCATGCTTTTGCCGGCATCCTGGCTGTTTTCGGACACCATTACATGCTGGAGGGTCATATGTGGGTGAGTGGTAACTAAGCTCACTAACTGCGCCCCGGCATAACCGCTGGCACCTATAATTGCTACATTAAACATAATCTGATCGTTGAATTGGTTGTTTTTAAATTAAAAAAACACTTTCTACCTTTGCGTCGGTGCTTGTCAGCAGGCCGGTTAAATCCGCAAAGGCAAAAAGTGCGCTACAGCGAGTGCAATTACTTCTTAAGCGATAATACTATCCATCGTCGCCATTCACACTGCATATTGTAGCCAGCCAGGGGAGAGCTAAACTGGGCAAGTGCAACCAATCTGTAGAGACGGTTGTGTGTAATATTCATGTCCTATTCCTGTCATTTTCTTCCATCAGGGTATACCTCATTTGGCCGTATACAGCTAATGGAATGGTAATTAGGGGCAATAATACAATATAAGAATAATTATGCAATAAAAATGTATAATTATTTACATTGTTCTGGTTTAGTCGAAACCTATGCAGTGCGATAGTCAATTGAGCAAGGGGATTCGCTTGCCGTACGTGGCACTATTTGCCATAGTGCAGAAAAAATCGAATCTATAACAACAGGAATTGCCATGACCGTGAGAACCGTTGCCCTTGTTGCCCATGATCATAAAAAGCCCGAATTACTTGCCTGGGTTAAACAACACAGAGCGCTGCTTGAGCCGTTTAAATTAGTGGCCACCGGCACAACCGGTAAATTAATCAGTGACGAAACCGGCCTTGAGGTTTTGCGTTTTAAAAGCGGGCCATTGGGCGGCGATCAGCAAATTGGCGCATTGATTGCGGAAAACCAGCTCGACGCCTTGTTCTTCTTTTGGGACCCGTTGAACCCTGCGCCCCATGACCCTGATGTTAAAGCATTACTGCGCCTGTGTTCGGTGTGGAACGTGCCGGTAGCCTGTACGCCGGCCACTGCGGATCTGGTGGTAACATCGCCTTTATTCAGTGACACTGAGCACCGCCGGGCAATGCCTGATTACGGAAAATAACTGAAGCTAAAACAGCCACTGCCCACTACCTGGCGTGGGCAGCCACCATAGTTACCATTCTTATTAGCGATGAATAATCAGCCGTATTACCTTAGCAGCGAAGAACATCTGGCCACGACCTTTCGTGAGCAAATTGAGCCCTTCTGGCAGCAGCATGTAACGCAGGGCAACTTTGCGGGCGTCGCGGGTATACGGGTGAATTATGCGTATTGTATACCAAAGAACGCCGGTTATTCTGTGCTGATAAGTTCAGGACGCATTGAATCGCTGCTCAAATATAAAGAGGTGATTTACGAGTTCTATCGCAATAATGTTGCCGTGTTTATTGTTGATCACCGGGGGCAGGGATTGTCGGGCAGAATGAGCGGTAATCCCCACCATGGTTATGTCGACCACTTTGACGAGTATGTTGATGATTTATGTTGGTTTATCGATAACGTGGTGACACCGCGCCAGCGCGGTGCTCTGCATTTGCTGTGTCACTCGATGGGCGCAGCGATTGGCGCTTTGACGATACTGGCAAAGCCTGATTGCTTTGCCCGGGCTGTGTTTTGCGCGCCCATGTTTGGTATCCGTCCGGCGTTACCAGGCTGGCTGGCGGCGATCCTAATAGGACTAAGCCGCTTGTATAATTCCCTGCCCGGTACCAAAGGCTATTTTTTTGGTCAACGGGATTACCATGCCGATGCGTTTGGCTGCAATCGGCTGACGTCCAGCGAAACCCGCTACCAACTGTTCAGAACGCTGTATAGCCAACAACCCGAGATTCAGTTAGGCGGGGTTACGCCCCAGTGGCTGGCAGCCGCCAGCAATGCCATGTGGGATATCGAACATCACGCCGCAAAAATACACCTGCCGGCGCTGGTATTTAGTGCCCAAAACGACACCGTGGTGGACAATCAGCGTCAGGCCAGGGTTGCAGCGCATATGCCCGGCGCTGAATTCGTCAGTGTGGCCGGCGCCCGACATGAAATTCTTATTGAATGCGATGCCATCCGTCAGCCGGTAATACAGCGTATTTTATCGTTTTTTAGTGCAGGCCAATAGCTTGCTGATTGTGCATTAACACGCACTTTCAGGCTTTGACGAAACAATCTAATGACAGCATAATGCCCCTCCTTGCCTGCGATGAGTTGCTCACATGTTAGATATCGTTTTATACCAGCCAGAAATTCCACCGAACACCGGCAATATCATTCGTTTGTGCGCCAATACCGGCTACGCGTTGCATTTAATTGAGCCGCTGGGCTTTGAATGGGATGACAAGCGTGTTCGCCGTGCCGGGCTGGACTATCATGAATTTGCGGAGGTAAAACGCTATCCCGACTTTGCCGCCTATGTCAGTGAGCGCAAACCGGCCAGGGTATTTGCCTGTACCACCAAAGGCAAAATGTTTCACTCCGATGCCCAATATAAAAAAGGCGATGCCCTTTTATTTGGCCCTGAAACCCGCGGCTTACCGGATGACATTATTGAATCACTGCCGCCTGAACAGCGCGTGCGGATCCCGATGCTGCCGGGCAGTCGCAGTATGAATTTGTCTAACGCGGTATCGGTATTTGTGTATGAGTCGTGGCGACAATTTGGCTACGATGGGGCACGCTAGGTTAACCTGACGACTAATACCGGCCAGTTCGCTATTCAGGCATATTCAGCGCGCGCCAATATCTGCTACTTTGCGGTTAGCCAGCAGGCAATGGGTGTTGATAACCCCACGTGTTTGCGCTGCTAATTCTCGCTCTGCATGGCTGATAGTGTTTATTGATAATTCCAATCTATTAATTGAATTATAAGTTTTACATTAAATAGTTAATAGTAATCAAAGTAAATTCAATAACAGGAAATACGTTGTGAAAAAAACCATGACTTTTGCGATTATGCATTTTTCGGTCGCCTTCGCCGTGGCGTATTTACTTACTGGCAGCTTATTAATTGGCGGGTTGATGGCTCTGGTGGAGCCTGCCATCAATACCGTGGCGTTCTACTTTCATGAAAAGGTGTGGTTACGCATAGAGCGCTCCGCACACGCTAAGGCTGCTGGCAACCCACTGATCCACATTTCTCACTTGTAGCCTGAAACCGCGCGGTTATGGTTGTAGTGGTAGCTGAGTGCCACCAACAGCAATGCTGCAGACTACTCGCTTTTGAGATCGCGGCCAAGTAGCGTCAGTGCTGCCTCTTTTGGCGATTTACCTTCGTAAAGGACGGCAAAGATCTGCTCGCAAATTGGCATTTCAACGCCGACTTTACGGGCTAAAATCATGACTTCTTCGGTATTTCGATAGCCTTCAACAACCTGGCCAATTTCGACCATGGCATCATCAACTGACGTGCCTTTGCCCAGGGCTAAGCCAAAGCGACGATTGCGCGACTGATTATCGGTGCAGGTTAATACCAGATCGCCTAAGCCGGCCATGCCCATAAAGGTTTCCGGCTGGGCGCCCATTTTTACTCCCAGGCGGGTCAATTCTGCTAACCCGCGGGTTATTAATGCCGTACGTGCGTTGGCGCCAAAACCCAGACCGTCGGCCAGGCCTGCTCCAATGGCGATCACGTTTTTCACCGCGCCACCAAGTTGCACGCCGGTGAAATCAGGGTTTTTGTATACTCTGAATGACCGCGCGCAGTGCAGCTTGGCTGCCATATCATCGATAAATCCATCATCGGTAGAGGATAATGAAATAGCAGTAGGTAATCCTGCCGCCATCTCTTTGGCAAATGTTGGGCCGGACAATACGGCTAACGGGATCTCATCGCCCAGCACTTCCTGTGCAACGTCTTTTAACAGGCGCCCGCTACCCGGCTCCAGGCCTTTTGTGGCCCAGATAATGCGCTGCTGCGCGGTGAGCAGTGGTGCCAGCTGTTGCAACATATCTTTAAATGCGTGGCTTGGCACAACGACCAAAATATCCCGGCTGTGCTGTACAGCTTTATGGAGATCCGGCTCTATTTCAAGGGCCGCAGGAAAGGGCGCATCAGGCAGATATCGCTGGTTTTGGCGGCTTGACGCCATACTGGCTAATTGCTCAGTATCGCGGCCCCACAACACGGTTGGCGTGTTGTTACGGGCTAAACATATTGCCAGAGCAGTGCCATAGGACCCTGCTCCCAATACCGTGACTGATGCGTTATTCATGAAAGTACTTACGCGTCGAGCTGTTGCGATGATTGTTGCGCTTCTTGTGCACGTTTTTGCATGTACGCGGCGAAAATAGCGTCAAAGTTAACTGGCGCCAGGTTAAGCGGTGGGAAGGTACCACGGTTAACCAGGTTAGAGATTGTTTCGCGCGCATACGGGAACAACGTGTTCGGGCAGAAAGAGCCAAGCATATGGGCTTTATTTTGCTCTGGCATATCGCCAATCATAAAAATACCCGCTTGTTGAACTTCACACAGGAAAGCGGTTTCTTCACCCATTGAGGCGGTGACCGTTACCGACAATATTACCTCAAACAAATTGCCATCGAGCTTGTTGGTTGCGGTATCGATGTCCAGCTTGATTTCTGGTTTCCATTCTTTTGTGAAAATAGTCGGCGCGTTAGGTGACTCAAAAGAGATGTCTTTAGTGTAGATACGCTGAATGTTAAATTGCGGGGTCTGGGCTTGTTCGCCAGCGGCTGCATTTTCTTGGTTAGTTTGATTTTCGTCAGACATGATTTTACCTAATTATAATATTGTAATTTTGAAACTATTGGGCCAGCAACGGATCGAGTTTTTGCTGTCTTTCCAGCGCTAACATATCGTCACAGCCGCCAATGTGCTGGTCGTTGATAAATATTTGCGGCACGGTGTAACCCCCGTTGGCGCGTTTTATCATCACATCACGTAATGCCGGTTCAGCATCTATGGCGTATTCTGTGAACTCTACCCCTTTATTATTGAGCAGCGCTTTAGCGCGAACACAAAAAGGACAATAGGCTTTAGTATATATTTCTACTTTACTCACAATGGTGGCCTCGCTTGTAATTATTTGGCGACTGGCAGTCCGGCCTGTGTCCAGGCATTCATGCCGCCTTTTAACACGTGGACTTTGCTGAACCCGTCTTTGGTCATCGCCGCGGCAGCACTGCGGGCGCTGTTGCCCATGGCACAAACCACTATAATGGGCGTGTCTTTGTGTTTTTCAAGCTTGGTAAAGTCCTTTTCTCGCAGCTCTTCGGGTTTAATTTGTCGCGCGCCGGTGATGTGACCTGCTTTGAAGTCGTTGGCGGGACGAACGTCCAGAACCATCGCATCTTCACGGTTTATAAGCAGTGTCATCTCATGCACACTGACTTCTTTCACCGGCGAAATGAGGCCATTTACGTAGCTGTAAATGAGCATGATGACCAGCGCCATCCATATACCAGCCAGTAAGAAGTTATTGCTGGCAAATTCGATGATTTGATCCATTACGTCTTCCCAATGCATCGGTTTAAAAAAAGAGTGCAAAGTATATAGAAAAAAACAACAGAAACCAGCTTTGCTGCGATTTGCCCGAAATGTTCACAATAAGTAATTGGCGTAAAAAGAAAACCTGCGGTGGCTGAGGATTAGGGTATAGTTGTTTTTTGAACGAAAAAGCCGATGGTAACGATTGGTGTATTTTTCTACTTTATGTACTTCAATCCACCCGCGGGTTTGATAAGATAGCACCATGCCTCGCCCTACGGAACAATCCAAAGCCCGGGATAAGTGGTAATAATATAAAACATCGGGACGTTGGAATCTTAACCCGAGCAGGAATACCTGCTGCGGGCAATGACATTTTTACAGGAGAACCCATGACTCAACCCAAAAAAACACTGGCTTTAATCATTATGGATGGCTGGGGATATCGTGAGGATCCAGATCAGAACGCAATTCTGGCGGCCAATACGCCGAATCTGGATGCATTAACGAAAAGCTATCCGAATACACTTGTTAGTGGTTCAGGCCTGGATGTGGGATTACCTGACGGCCAAATGGGGAATTCCGAGGTAGGTCACGTAAATCTTGGGGCCGGACGCGTGGTGTATCAGGATTTTACCAAGGTCACCAAATCCATCGCCGACGGCGAATTTGAACATAACCCGGCATTGAGCAAAGCTATCGATGACGCCGTAAGTCAGGACAAAGCTGTACATATCATGGGACTGCTGTCTCCAGGTGGTGTACACAGTCATGAAGATCATATTTTTGCGGCGATAAAAATGGCTGCAGCGCGCGGTGCCAAAAAGATATATTTACACGCATTTCTGGATGGCCGTGATACGCCTCCACGCAGCGCCGAAGCGTCGCTGAAAAAGGCCGATGCGGTATTTGAGGAAATCGGCTGTGGTAAAACGGCAACCATCATTGGTCGTTATTTTGCGATGGACCGTGACAAGCGTTGGGATCGCGTGAAAAAAGCCTACGACCTGATCACCCAGGGCAAAGGCGAAGGGCAGGCCGACACAGCAGTTGCAGGCCTGCAAGCCGCTTACGATGCTGATAAAAATGATGAGTTTGTACCCGCTACGGTTATCGGCGACAGTGTTGCGGTTGAAGATGGCGACGCTATTTTGTTTATGAATTTCCGTGCAGACCGGGCACGTCAAATTACCCAGGTATTCGTAGACAAAGAGTTTGACGGTTTTGAACTGGCTGTTAAGCCTGAGTTATCTGGCTTCGTTATGCTTACCGAATACTCTGCTGATTTTGATGCACCGGTAGCGTTTCCGTCTGAGAAGTTGGTTAACGTGCTGGGCGAATGGTTAGAGAAACAGGGTAAAACCCAATTACGTATTTCTGAAACCGAAAAGTATGCGCATGTCACCTTTTTCTTCAGCGGCGGCGTTGAGAAAGAGTTTAAGGGCGAAGAGCGTATTCTGATCCCATCGCCAGACGTAGCAACCTATGATTTACAGCCCGAAATGAACTCAGAAAAGCTTACCGACGAATTGGTAGGTGCCATTGAGTCGGGCAAGTTTGACGTGATCATTTGTAATTACCCGAATGGCGACATGGTTGGCCACAGCGGCAATTTCGATGCTGCAGTTAAAGCCTGTGAAGCGGTCGATACCTGCATTGGCCGGGTCGTCGAAGCACTCAGGAAAGTCGGTGGTGAATGTTTAATTACCGCTGATCACGGTAATGCCGAGCAGATGGTAGATAACAGTACTGGCCAGGCTCATACGGCGCACACCAGCGAACCGGTGCCGTTTATTTACTTTGGACGCCATGCAGAAGCGCGGACCGGCGGTACATTAAGTGATGTTGCACCAACCATGCTGCACCTACTGGGTATAGAGCAACCCAAGGAAATGACCGGCAAGACGATTATGACGCTTAAGTCCTGATGTATATACATGGGTAAAGTGGTTTGTTTTCGCTCTTATGCCACCAGCGTCCTGCTGGTGGCATTGTTGTATGGGGTGGTCATGCCTTGCGGCACCGCTGTTGCCCAAAGTGAAGATGCTGAGCTGGAATTGCAGGCACTGCAGGACGAGTTGAAAGCGCGTCAGGCAGCGCTGCAAGACAGCCGGACCGATGCCGAAGCGCTGCAAAAGGTGTTGGCAGAGTCGGAAAAACAAATCGGCGCGGTAGCGCGTAAATTAAATGCTATTAGCACGTCGTTGGACGATACCCGCCAACAACAGCAAGCGCTCAATGCGCGGCGCAAAGAGTTAGAAACGGCCATCGAGCAGCAGCAATCGCTGCTGAGCGGGCAGCTAAAATCAGCCTTCATTTCGGGTAATTTTGACTACGCCAAAATGGTTTTTTACCAGGAAGATGCAGCTCGCTTCGAGCGAATTCTGACGTATTACAAATACCTTAATGAGGCGCGCCAAAAAGAAATCACCAAATTTAAAAGCAGCGTCGATGAGCTCGAGCAGGTTAACGCCCAGTTACTGGTTAAAGCGCAGGAACTCACGCAGCTTCTGGCCCGCCAGGAACAACAGCAAAGTGAGTTGTTAGCCCGTCAGCAAGACCGTCAGCAAACCTTGCGTAAACTGGAAAGCAAGATAGCCAGTGACGAAAGCCGCATCGCGCAGTTACGAGAGGCTGAGCAAGCGCTGGTAGAAGCCATTGAAAAAGCCCAGCGCGAAAGTCAGCTGCCCCAGGAACTGACCGGTTTAACCGCGGATAAGGGGAAGCTCCTTAAGCCCGCTGATGGCAGTTTACGCAAACTGTTTGGTAAGCGTCGCCAGGGTCAGGTGCGCTGGAAAGGCATTATGATTGATGGTCAGGAAGGCAGTGCGGTAAAAGCCGTTGCCCACGGCCGGGTTATCTATGCAGACTGGCTACGGGGTTTTGGGCTGGTCACGATCATCGAGCACGGCGATGGGTTTATGTCGGTGTATGGTCATAATCAGGCATTACTGCGCTCTGCCGGTGACTCTGTCACCCGAGGTGAGACAGTTGCGTTACTTGGTCAGAGCGGCGGCCAGTCGTCGCCCAATTTGTATTTTGAAATCCGCCATAAAGGGAAAGCGCTCAATCCATTGCAGTGGTTAGAAATTTAATCGCCAATTGGCGCAGACACCTACAATCGGTGTGACCAGCAGTTGGTGTTTACCAGCATGGCTGGTATGCTAGCAACAACAATAATAATGATACTGTGCGCTTTGAAACAACTATCTACAGGGTTGCTGCTGTGGCTGGTGCTGTTCATTGCCTGCCTGCCGCAGGGAGTGAAAGGCGCGGCTGGGGAGGCGACACCGGCTAACCCGCCGGCAGAAATTTACATCATCATCGATGACATGGGATATCGGCCAACCGATGTCGCCGCTTTCGCGCTGCCTGCGGCTGTCACCTTCGCAATATTACCGCATACCCCCCAGGGAAGTATTTTCGCAGAGCAGGCTCATGCCCAGGCCCGTGATGTGATGCTGCATTTACCCATGCAGGCAAGATCCGACAAACTGCTTGGGCCCGGCGCTATCACCGCTGACATGTTTGCCGAAGATATCGCCCGCACCATTGATGATGCCCTCGCGGCAGTGCCTTATGCAATCGGCGTGAATAACCATATGGGCAGTCAACTCACGGCGTCGGGGCGCGCCATGCAAAATGTTATGCACAGTTTAAAGCAAACTGGCTTGTTCTTTGTGGATAGCCGCACGACTGCCAATACCGTGGCTCAGCAGGTTGCGCGGCAATACCGGGTACCCAACGCACGGCGTCATGTGTTTTTAGATCATGAACACAATAGCGCATTTATGAACGCTCAGTGGCAACGGATGCTGCGAATAGCGCAGCGCCATGGCAAAGTTATTGCCATTGCTCATCCGCATCCCAGCTCCATTGCATTTTTAAAAAGTAAGCTTGCCAGCCTGCCGGCCGACATTGCTACCTTGCGCCCCATGCGCGACTACTTCAGGCAAGCCGTCTCTTATGAGGCTGAATATGCAGGCTCAGCCACCGCCGTTACGTCAGCGTCAGCGCCACAATAAACGCGATCACTGTTATTAGTGTCGATATAACCTATATTAACTGCCCGCGCCTGATGAACCATACAAAAGCAAAAACAACGCCTAAGTAAAACCTGTGACTTTACTTGAAAAAAACTACAAATGTTATATTATAACATTCACTAGAGGTAAGGTACTTATGCAAACACCCATCGACAATCCAACGTTTTTAGACCGGCTCGGGATCTGGATCTCCGGGCTTTGTGCGTTGCATTGTCTGGCAATCCCGGTGTTGCCGCTGCTGGCATCGAGTGTGTTTGGCCAAACCTGGTTTGAGCGCACGATATTAAGTTTGTCGATACTGATTGGCAGCGTTGCGTTAATTGCTGGTGCGGTTAAATACCACGGTAAGGTATATCCTTTGTTGTTGTTGCTGAGTGGCGGCGCAATATACTGGTTTAAGGATATGTTTGGTGAGTCAGGCGAGCCTTTCACCATCGCGGTAGGTGCTGCACTGATTATTATCGGGCACTGGCTGAACATGCGTTTGTGCCGCAAATGTCGTTGCTGTAAGGGCAAGGTGGTATCGCAACATCTGGCAGATAGCCGCCGCTAACGGTGGTCAGCAACAGCTTGCTCATCACCGTTACTCATCGCAGAGCAATGTGCGCCGCGCCAGATCCGGTACGTTAGTAAAAATCCCATCGACTCCCCAAGCCTGCAGCATTAACATATCATCAGGATAATCAACGGTATATACCAACACCTTGAGGCCAGCCTGGCGCGCCTCTCTGACGTAGTATTCATCCACCACATCCAGTGCCATATGCAATGAGTAGGCATCAAGATCGTTAGCAAAGCCAAGGCCGTTTTCAGGATACGTTGCGGTAAGCGCACCAATTTTTACCTCTGGCCAGGCCCCTTTGATATGCCTCAGCCAGCGGTGATTGAATGACGATACAATGACATTTTCAGTTGGAAACCCGCTGCTGCTCAGGTCGTTGTGAATGGCACTCAGCCATAGCGAGATGTCAGTGAGATGCTTAATCTCAACGTTAATGATGGCGTGGGGCGGCATCAATGTAAAAACTTCGCCCAGCAGCGGTATTACTTCGCCATGCCCTGCATCAAGTTTGCGTAACTGAGACAGAGAGTGACTGGTGACCATGCCTTTGCCGTTGGTCGTGCGATTAAGCCAGCGATCGTGGATAACCACGTTATTGTTCTCAACCTGATAAGTGTCAAGTTCTACGCCGGTAGCGAGCTGAGACATCGCCAGCGAAAATGCGGCCAGCGTATTTTCGGGAGCCGCGGCACTGGCGCCGCGATGACCAAGGATCCACATAGCGATTACTCATTGGTGGCTGATGCAGTTTTATGGGTAGTTACTGTTTCATATATTGATGCTGAGGTCACTAAAATTCCGCCCAGCAGGGTTTGCCAGTTCGGCGATTCGTTAAGCAGAATAATGGCAAAAATAACCCCGTAAAAAGGTTGCATACAGGCAATTAACGAAAAGGTTTTGGCGCGTAAATGGGCCAGGCTGTTAGCGACTAACGCATGGGGGAGGGCCGTAAACAGTGTGCCCAGTGCCAGCAATAGCAGCCACACGCTAAGCGGGGCAGGGGCTACCGGTAAGTCACTGAAAGGCAGTAAACACAGCACGATCACCAGTGTTTGCCAGGCCATTGATTGCGCCCCGCCATAATGGGAAAAGTACTTACGCAACGACAAATTACGCAGTGCGTAGAGTACAGCAGAGATAACGCCGACGCCCACACCAAGGGTAATGTCGTTTTGCCAGGACACTTCGGGCACGATTAGCACAATACCAATGATCACAACCAGGGCGCTGAGCAAATCCTGCCACGCGAGGCGGGTTTTCTCAAAAAAGGGTTCCAGTAAGACGGTAATGACCGGAAACGTAAACATCGCAATCATACCTACCGACACACCAGCATATTGCATGGAGGCAAAATAAGTCACCCAGTGGGCCGCCATCAAACCGCCTAAGCCCAGCGCAATCAGGTAATCCTTGCCGTTATTCAGCTGGAGTGATTCTTTCCCCAGCTTAACAAACAGGCCCAATGCCAGGCACGCAAACAGGCTGCGGCCCAGGGTTATATCGGTAGCGCTGAGTGGGATTATTTTTGAAAAGAGTCCGGTACCGCCTAGCAACACCACTGCGAAGTGCAGCGATACCAAACTCTTTTTAACCGGATCCATCAAGTGTCGGTTGGCATGATTTTTTGGGCGAAAGGCTCGCCCAGGCGAGTCTCCTGAGCAATAGCCAAATCGGCAAATTCAACTCTGTCACTCTCGAAGCAAACCACGATGGTTGACCCCAGTTTGAATTGGCCTAACTCTTCACCTTTTGCCAGTGTTACCGCCTCATCACCTTCGTAGCGCCAGTGCGTGACGTTTTTACCTGCCGGTGGGGTAACCGTGCCAGCCCAAACGGTATCAATACTGGCAACAATGGTGGCGCCTACCAGCACGATAGCGACTTTGCCAACGGGTGTATCATAAAGGGTGACTACCCGCTCGTTGCGGGCAAATAAGCCGGGCACATTTTCGGTTGTTAACGGATTAACCGAAAATAACTCACCCGGTACATACACCATATCAGTGAGTGTGC encodes:
- the secB gene encoding protein-export chaperone SecB — encoded protein: MSDENQTNQENAAAGEQAQTPQFNIQRIYTKDISFESPNAPTIFTKEWKPEIKLDIDTATNKLDGNLFEVILSVTVTASMGEETAFLCEVQQAGIFMIGDMPEQNKAHMLGSFCPNTLFPYARETISNLVNRGTFPPLNLAPVNFDAIFAAYMQKRAQEAQQSSQQLDA
- the grxC gene encoding glutaredoxin 3, which produces MSKVEIYTKAYCPFCVRAKALLNNKGVEFTEYAIDAEPALRDVMIKRANGGYTVPQIFINDQHIGGCDDMLALERQQKLDPLLAQ
- a CDS encoding rhodanese-like domain-containing protein, which gives rise to MDQIIEFASNNFLLAGIWMALVIMLIYSYVNGLISPVKEVSVHEMTLLINREDAMVLDVRPANDFKAGHITGARQIKPEELREKDFTKLEKHKDTPIIVVCAMGNSARSAAAAMTKDGFSKVHVLKGGMNAWTQAGLPVAK
- the gpmM gene encoding 2,3-bisphosphoglycerate-independent phosphoglycerate mutase produces the protein MTQPKKTLALIIMDGWGYREDPDQNAILAANTPNLDALTKSYPNTLVSGSGLDVGLPDGQMGNSEVGHVNLGAGRVVYQDFTKVTKSIADGEFEHNPALSKAIDDAVSQDKAVHIMGLLSPGGVHSHEDHIFAAIKMAAARGAKKIYLHAFLDGRDTPPRSAEASLKKADAVFEEIGCGKTATIIGRYFAMDRDKRWDRVKKAYDLITQGKGEGQADTAVAGLQAAYDADKNDEFVPATVIGDSVAVEDGDAILFMNFRADRARQITQVFVDKEFDGFELAVKPELSGFVMLTEYSADFDAPVAFPSEKLVNVLGEWLEKQGKTQLRISETEKYAHVTFFFSGGVEKEFKGEERILIPSPDVATYDLQPEMNSEKLTDELVGAIESGKFDVIICNYPNGDMVGHSGNFDAAVKACEAVDTCIGRVVEALRKVGGECLITADHGNAEQMVDNSTGQAHTAHTSEPVPFIYFGRHAEARTGGTLSDVAPTMLHLLGIEQPKEMTGKTIMTLKS
- a CDS encoding murein hydrolase activator EnvC family protein, whose product is MGKVVCFRSYATSVLLVALLYGVVMPCGTAVAQSEDAELELQALQDELKARQAALQDSRTDAEALQKVLAESEKQIGAVARKLNAISTSLDDTRQQQQALNARRKELETAIEQQQSLLSGQLKSAFISGNFDYAKMVFYQEDAARFERILTYYKYLNEARQKEITKFKSSVDELEQVNAQLLVKAQELTQLLARQEQQQSELLARQQDRQQTLRKLESKIASDESRIAQLREAEQALVEAIEKAQRESQLPQELTGLTADKGKLLKPADGSLRKLFGKRRQGQVRWKGIMIDGQEGSAVKAVAHGRVIYADWLRGFGLVTIIEHGDGFMSVYGHNQALLRSAGDSVTRGETVALLGQSGGQSSPNLYFEIRHKGKALNPLQWLEI
- a CDS encoding divergent polysaccharide deacetylase family protein produces the protein MKQLSTGLLLWLVLFIACLPQGVKGAAGEATPANPPAEIYIIIDDMGYRPTDVAAFALPAAVTFAILPHTPQGSIFAEQAHAQARDVMLHLPMQARSDKLLGPGAITADMFAEDIARTIDDALAAVPYAIGVNNHMGSQLTASGRAMQNVMHSLKQTGLFFVDSRTTANTVAQQVARQYRVPNARRHVFLDHEHNSAFMNAQWQRMLRIAQRHGKVIAIAHPHPSSIAFLKSKLASLPADIATLRPMRDYFRQAVSYEAEYAGSATAVTSASAPQ
- a CDS encoding MerC domain-containing protein: MQTPIDNPTFLDRLGIWISGLCALHCLAIPVLPLLASSVFGQTWFERTILSLSILIGSVALIAGAVKYHGKVYPLLLLLSGGAIYWFKDMFGESGEPFTIAVGAALIIIGHWLNMRLCRKCRCCKGKVVSQHLADSRR